The following proteins come from a genomic window of Pichia kudriavzevii chromosome 1, complete sequence:
- a CDS encoding uncharacterized protein (PKUD0A00900; similar to Saccharomyces cerevisiae YNL291C (MID1); ancestral locus Anc_3.68), with product MMAHMLNHWTLIFLLFNSFFTLAVELGNLSGSSLNTLFSATIDHNIDDEYKSTDIVNSYILAESVPVKDNIPYGSMLGYRFKPNMSAEFTHSYQIIIYLSASLCQLPVNWNTSISNNGLTLYYTFNETIANNTDFKNMEKVDFQGGYASAIAETEIISTDSDYMLYLMIQPQQCNNCTAEDIWVYEFAASQRKVMFLYDTEPRISVLDVDYEAAIFQTGDIPFGQNSSYSLYLFKDEYPIPIGLNQSWCAISENQQYDKKISVNESLVSSLKNAFVVSDLDIAKTYTGVLVITNDIIPYGGGIFEPFVFTMSKTRSCKLAYGLEFCDEVAYAVPISESYLYGKESWSEFVSSYDNYSESLYQPFEYALQQVACDTELDARYSPIRTCNDCKYSYKQWLCAVTIPRCVSSLNSGVFNLNYTAEQGRNEYIAEHIKPPLPYSEILPCLNVCQAIVRDCPADFGFGCPKTPELVQLSYGDQELLKGNSDADDTDDDESNAIAELVRETLSDGSIQTYRLCNYLGVSNIYTSSSSAEATSSAST from the coding sequence ATGATGGCGCATATGCTAAATCATTGGACTTTAATATTCCTTTTATTTAACAGCTTCTTCACTCTAGCAGTGGAGCTGGGTAACTTAAGTGGGAGCTCACTTAATACATTATTTAGTGCGACAATAGATCACAATATAGATGATGAGTACAAGTCCACAGATATTGTCAACTCATATATACTTGCAGAGTCTGTTCCTGTTAAAGACAATATCCCATATGGATCGATGCTTGGCTATCGATTCAAGCCTAATATGAGTGCTGAGTTTACACACTCTTACCAAATTATTATTTACTTATCAGCTTCACTTTGCCAGTTGCCAGTCAATTGGAACACCTCTATTTCAAACAATGGTTTGACTTTGTATTATACGTTTAATGAGACAATAGCAAATAATACAGACTTTAAAAATATGGAGAAAGTCGATTTTCAAGGTGGCTATGCAAGTGCAATTGCGGAAACGGAAATTATCTCCACTGATAGTGATTACATGTTATATTTGATGATTCAGCCCCAACAATGTAACAACTGTACAGCTGAGGATATTTGGGTATATGAATTTGCTGCATCTCAAAGAAAAGTTATGTTCCTCTATGATACAGAACCCAGGATTTCAGTTCTAGATGTTGATTACGAAGCTGCGATTTTTCAGACAGGCGACATTCCCTTTGGGCAAAATAGTTCATATAGTCTCTATTTATTTAAAGATGAATATCCTATACCTATTGGTCTCAATCAGTCATGGTGTGCAATTAGTGAAAACCAACAatatgataaaaaaattagtgTCAATGAATCTCTAGTTTCTAGTTTAAAAAACGCATTTGTTGTCTCTGATCTAGATATAGCCAAGACTTACACAGGAGTTTTGGTTATTACCAATGACATCATCCCGTATGGAGGAGGTATTTTTGAGCCATTTGTCTTTACAATGTCCAAAACACGATCTTGTAAGCTGGCGTATGGCCTAGAGTTCTGTGATGAGGTGGCTTATGCTGTTCCAATATCGGAGTCTTACTTGTACGGTAAGGAATCATGGTCAGAATTTGTTTCCAGTTATGACAATTATTCCGAAAGTTTATATCAGCCCTTTGAATATGCACTACAGCAAGTGGCCTGTGATACAGAGCTTGATGCAAGATATTCTCCTATTCGAACATGCAATGATTGCAAATATTCATATAAACAATGGTTATGTGCAGTCACCATTCCAAGGTGTGTTTCTTCGTTGAATTCGGGAGTATTCAACCTAAATTACACAGCTGAACAAGGAAGAAATGAATATATTGCAGAACACATAAAGCCTCCGCTTCCTTATAGTGAGATTCTTCCTTGTTTGAACGTCTGTCAGGCAATTGTTCGTGATTGCCCTGCggattttggttttggatGTCCCAAAACCCCTGAACTGGTGCAGTTGAGCTATGGTGACCAAGAGTTATTAAAAGGTAATTCAGATGCTGATGATACTGATGATGACGAAAGTAATGCAATAGCAGAGCTTGTCAGAGAAACACTTTCCGATGGTAGTATTCAGACTTATCGACTTTGTAACTACTTAGGCGTTTCGAACATCTatacttcttcttcctctgcAGAGGCAACCTCTTCGGCATCAACTTAG
- a CDS encoding uncharacterized protein (PKUD0A00910; similar to Saccharomyces cerevisiae YNL292W (PUS4); ancestral locus Anc_3.67), which yields MLRVFSMDGVFAINKKSGVTSRQVVDQINRILSNSTSGNKSLDQLKNARNESNGKQRLRKWKTSKLKMGHGGTLDPLASGVLVIGVGSGTKKLGEYTNGSVKRYECIGLLGGSTTTGDSEGELLLKTEVDHVTMELLEKTRDRMIGTLDQTPPIFSALKMDGKRLYDYAREGLPLPREIKSREVKIIDLNYKQDTLTNNHEYKFIKSQVDETGRSLSEQLAKNPTLNDHKIPFAKEWTEKHSDDKGLPLEMKPVKDSSAYESDDYRAPLLHFESTVSSGTYIRSLLSDIGRCVGSSAYMVDLVRLKQAQWDMSKNVFEMEDFTNYREEIWAPVLQKVLTSDNGEVNVREEMKKAIKEHPEAVKSDKEIEELETEREEEDKRRKERQNDHSNKRQKK from the coding sequence ATGCTAAGAGTGTTTTCCATGGACGGTGTTTTTGctatcaacaaaaaatctGGTGTAACTTCTAGGCAAgttgttgatcaaataaatcGGATCTTGTCAAATTCAACTAGTGGAAATAAGTCACTGGATCAACTAAAAAATGCAAGAAATGAATCCAACGGCAAGCAAAGGTTgaggaaatggaaaacttctaaattgaaaatgggCCATGGCGGTACGTTGGATCCTTTAGCCTCCGGTGTTTTGGTTATTGGTGTTGGTTCAGGTACTAAAAAGTTAGGTGAATACACAAATGGTTCTGTGAAAAGGTACGAATGTATAGGTTTGTTAGGTGGATCAACCACAACAGGGGATTCAGAAGGTGAGTTACTACTCAAAACTGAGGTTGACCATGTGACTATGGAACTGTTGGAAAAAACTAGAGACAGAATGATTGGTACTTTAGATCAGACACCACCGATTTTTAGTGCTTTAAAGATGGATGGTAAACGATTATATGACTATGCTAGAGAAGGGTTACCGCTTCCTCGTGAAATAAAGTCTAGAGAAGTCAAGATTATAGATTTAAATTATAAGCAAGATACACTTACTAATAATCATGAGTACAAGTTTATCAAGAGTCAGGTTGATGAAACAGGAAGATCACTTTCCGAACAACTCGCAAAGAACCCAACTTTAAACGATCATAAAATTCCATTTGCAAAAGAGTGGACAGAAAAACATTCAGATGACAAGGGGCTTCCATTAGAAATGAAACCAGTCAAAGACTCAAGTGCTTATGAAAGCGATGATTACCGAGCACCTTTATTGCATTTTGAATCGACAGTTTCGTCGGGTACATATATTAGATCTCTGTTGAGCGATATTGGCCGCTGCGTCGGCTCTAGCGCTTATATGGTTGATCTTGTAAGGCTGAAGCAAGCACAATGGGATATGTCTAAAAATGTCtttgaaatggaagattTCACCAATTACCGTGAGGAAATATGGGCACCTGTTCTACAAAAAGTTTTGACATCTGATAATGGTGAGGTGAATGTGAGAgaggaaatgaaaaaagcGATCAAGGAACATCCTGAAGCTGTCAAGAGTGAcaaggaaattgaagagctagaaacagagagagaagaagaagataaaagGCGTAAGGAAAGACAAAATGACCACTCAAACAAGAgacaaaagaaatga
- a CDS encoding uncharacterized protein (PKUD0A00890; similar to Saccharomyces cerevisiae YOR335C (ALA1); ancestral locus Anc_7.58), producing the protein MSSIWKRTIRNMSIYTNPATNPKIKEWPAAKVRDTFLNYFKSKGHTFVPSSSVIPHDDPTLLFANAGMNQYKPIFLGTVDPSSSFANLKRAVNSQKCIRAGGKHNDLEDVGRDSYHHTFFEMLGNWSFGDYFKEGAIKYSWELLTEVYGIPKDRLYVTYFGGDEKTGLEPDLEAKGLWQQVGVADDHILPGNVKDNFWEMGDQGPCGPCSEIHYDRIGGRNAASLVNEDDPDVLEIWNNVFMQYNREPDGSLVPLPAKHIDTGLGFERLVSLLQDVRSNYDTDVFYPIFQKIQEITGVRPYTGKFGKDDSDGIDTAYRVLADHVRTLTFALADGGVPNNEGRGYVLRRILRRGARYVRKYMNYPIGNFFSQLAPTLIEQVKHIFPELEKDPSTIFEILDEEEASFARTLDRGEKLFEQYALIASKTPEQTLSGKDVWRLYDTYGFPVDLTRLMAEEAGLKIDEEGFEKARLESKEASKGTGTKTGKTLLKLDVHALASLNDQSVPKTDDSFKYDTKDIHAKVLSIYSNGQFVDSISQSEQQVGIVLDKTPFYAEQGGQEFDTGKIVIDGKSEFSVENVQVYGGYVFHTGFVQEGELKVGDDIIAGYDELRRWPLRNNHTGTHILNFALRKVLGDSVDQKGSLVAPEKLRFDFSHKKAVELKELEQVENITNKLIKDNLKVYAKPVELEIAKGINGLRAVFGETYPDPVRVVSVGVPVDDLLADPSNEKWNNYSIEFCGGTHVAKTDDIKEFVIIEESGIAKGIRRIVAVSGMEAKEVQRKASEFNGILNEVEKLPYGEVKERRIKELGTELGKLSISVIEKAALKDKFSKIEKAVKDETKSRVKKDTAKVMDAVKSYFETPEHSAVCTLKVTAGANAKIVAEAINYMKKEQKESCLYLVLGEDQGKVAQGVYLSPAVQDKIAAVEVATKAAEYIGGRAGGKGNSCQGMGDKAENADKAVEEIKTLLEKLSV; encoded by the coding sequence ATGAGCAGTATCTGGAAACGTACAATAAGAAACATGTCTATTTATACAAATCCAGCTACCAACccaaaaattaaagaatggCCTGCGGCCAAAGTCAGAGACACATTCTTGAACTATTTTAAATCAAAAGGTCATACATTTGTACCATCTTCTTCGGTCATCCCACACGATGATCCAACTTTATTGTTTGCTAATGCTGGTATGAATCAATACAAGCCGATTTTCCTAGGTACTGTTGATCCATCCAGTTCTTTTgcgaatttgaaaagagcAGTTAATTCTCAAAAATGTATCAGAGCTGGTGGTAAACACAACGACTTGGAAGATGTTGGTAGAGACTCTTACCACCACACtttctttgaaatgttGGGTAACTGGTCTTTCGGTGATTATTTCAAGGAGGGCGCAATCAAATACTCTTGGGAATTATTGACTGAGGTTTACGGCATTCCAAAGGATAGATTGTATGTGACCTATTTCGGTGGTGATGAGAAAACAGGCCTTGAACCTGATTTGGAAGCAAAGGGATTATGGCAACAGGTTGGTGTTGCTGATGACCATATTCTACCAGGTAACGTCAAGGATAATTTTTGGGAAATGGGTGATCAAGGACCATGTGGACCATGTTCTGAAATCCACTATGACAGAATTGGTGGTAGAAACGCTGCTTCTTTAgttaatgaagatgatccAGATGTCTTGGAAATATGGAACAATGTCTTTATGCAATATAATAGGGAACCAGATGGATCTCTAGTTCCTTTACCAGCAAAACATATCGATACCGGTTTAGGTTTTGAGAGGTTGGTTTCTTTGTTACAGGATGTTAGATCCAATTATGACACTGATGTCTTTTACcctattttccaaaaaatccaagaaattaCAGGTGTGAGACCTTACACCGGTAAGTTTGGCAAGGATGATTCCGACGGTATTGATACGGCTTATAGAGTTCTAGCGGATCACGTTCGTACCCTTACATTTGCTTTGGCTGATGGTGGAGTACCAAACAATGAAGGTAGAGGTTATGTTTTGAGGAGAATTTTGAGAAGAGGTGCTAGATATGTGAGAAAATATATGAATTATCCAATTGGCAATTTCTTTTCCCAACTAGCACCTACATTAATTGAACAAGTCAAGCACATCTTTCCGGAATTAGAAAAGGACCCATCTActatctttgaaatcttggatgaagaagaagcttCCTTTGCAAGGACTTTGGATAGAGGTGAAAAGTTGTTCGAGCAATATGCCTTGATTGCTTCTAAAACCCCAGAACAAACACTATCAGGTAAAGACGTGTGGAGATTATACGATACCTATGGTTTCCCTGTTGACTTGACTAGATTAATGGCGGAAGAAGCAGGGTTGAAAATTGACGAAGAGGGGTTTGAAAAGGCAAGACTTGAATCCAAGGAAGCATCAAAGGGAACTGGTACTAAAACAGGAAAGACTTTACTAAAGCTTGACGTTCATGCCTTAGCTTCCTTAAATGACCAATCAGTTCCGAAAACGGAtgattctttcaagtaTGATACTAAGGATATCCATGCAAAGGTTTTATCGATTTACTCCAATGGTCAATTTGTTGACTCGATTTCACAATCCGAACAACAAGTAGGTATTGTCTTAGATAAGACTCCGTTCTATGCCGAACAAGGTGGTCAAGAATTTGATACTGGTAAAATTGTCATTGATGGTAAGTCCGAATTTAGCGTTGAAAATGTCCAAGTTTACGGTGGCTATGTATTCCATACTGGTTTTGTACAAGAGGGGGAATTGAAGGTTGGCGATGATATTATTGCTGGTTACGACGAATTAAGGAGATGGCCTTTAAGAAATAATCACACAGGTACACACATCTTGAATTTTGCCCTACGTAAAGTTCTTGGTGATTCTGTCGATCAAAAGGGTTCTTTAGTTGCACCAGAAAAGCTAAGATTCGATTTTTCTCACAAGAAGGCTGTCGAGTTGAAGGAACTagaacaagttgaaaatatcacGAATAAACTTATCAAAGATAACCTCAAGGTTTATGCAAAGCCAGTTGAACTGGAAATAGCTAAAGGCATTAACGGCTTGCGTGCTGTTTTTGGCGAAACATACCCTGATCCAGTTCGTGTTGTTTCAGTTGGTGTTCCAGTTGACGACTTGCTAGCTGATCCCtccaatgaaaaatggaaCAATTACTCGATTGAATTCTGCGGTGGTACACATGTTGCAAAGACTGATGATATTAAAGAATTCGtcattattgaagaatctgGTATTGCGAAAGGTATTCGTCGTATTGTGGCTGTTTCTGGTATGGAAGCAAAGGAAGTCCAAAGAAAAGCATCTGAATTCAATGGCATATTGAATgaagttgagaaattgCCATATGGTGAAGTTAAAGAACGTAGAATTAAGGAATTAGGTACTGAGTTAGGCAAGTTATCCATTTCTGTTATTGAGAAGGCTGCTTTAAAAGacaaattttcaaagatcGAAAAGGCAGTCAAAGACGAAACTAAATCACGTGTCAAGAAGGATACTGCCAAAGTTATGGACGCTGTTAAATCTTATTTTGAAACTCCCGAACATTCTGCTGTTTGTACATTGAAGGTTACTGCTGgtgcaaatgcaaaaatTGTTGCCGAGGCAATCAACTACATGAAGAAAGAACAGAAGGAATCTTGTTTATACCTTGTTCTTGGTGAAGACCAGGGTAAGGTTGCGCAAGGTGTTTACTTGTCACCAGCTGTTCAAGATAAGATTGCAGCAGTTGAAGTTGCCACTAAGGCTGCAGAATATATTGGTGGTAGAGCAGGTGGTAAAGGTAACTCTTGTCAAGGTATGGGTGATAAAGCAGAGAATGCAGACAAggctgttgaagaaatcaagacATTACTAGAGAAACTGTCAGTGTAA
- a CDS encoding uncharacterized protein (PKUD0A00920; similar to Saccharomyces cerevisiae YNL297C (MON2); ancestral locus Anc_3.61), protein MSQRVPGSGIPDQFISDLVNIAVDAKRKNPEIRHACDHSIDILQPFSSSNNKVNENPKLKGNFEEAIKSRPEFISPLLMACHSKNPKLIINAIKILGRVVQLRLIPDNKNLVEQIVDALSDASTLGDEVQVKLLQLLPTFAQINARYITGETLSKLLFICSNLQTANKSLLIINTAQATFSQIMDIAFQKVGSEEMPSTTFHEINIDDHIQMEVDDFSFDAYRILDDICSLVEHHRPSFLKPAYISEDYGFEILESLIKNNSELFRKHAELASLLRTKLAPILLRFISSSKDFNLMVKVCRIILVLVTEVFEVMKIESGVILSLLTHILTKESGSPYWKKVMVLEIYVAIFKNITLLEQLFKEFDINADQPSKSLVKECLQACLTIVIENKSLLNTGDLVQPPFNLQIKSEQQQSLPSGLNSSDFKDSVRFIDSIDKHEAPHVVPTYSLFMITQMFTALSSCIQHSTLKLMKIADPVQYLSPEALDQHKSEENDEAKKAYNCIYELIRHTWEIQLQTADIFIHSSLDDDSFTNVLTILENLCYCAGSLTFVEVQHVVFSYLAVCTLKLDGSCGYKSKVLSFGESLVGTISSTLGHAVSNIGNSSHDDKYEPHIKFYPRSINSRHILCFHTLVRLAVSLSKRLNKDWEIILIVLQWMSYYVDGPSGFKKKEFPAVSEYLSNRDLQIVEHSLTELNKSICNLNTETFTILLKSIISLSCKVLDEPHEELFGQLPVDKDGNIQPCVFNKLFYVSKITDVSSISPTKFMILSSDNMDSIRAFFSNIVGNRDYSDETRHLGSRNFNAIIRASAESGFEDSDPKIHERTECEVLDQMSRFMMDLFELPMSNELLVANCEGEIYLQTLETLRNIVDRFGSLIASSWDIVTEMLNFPFSLIKKAENNAPKENALREIIITLLKSTFETMKVILDEYLQCIPKSQIKIIIDSLHNFVNQAFDLNISFNAISYFWIISDFIKEKVDVSPKSPKKTSLISTEAALSSYIVSTPANDFEFYKYLWVYLVLQLTKTMLDRRAQVRNGSIITVFNIIDSFPSEDSLCEILFNLVLSPVILKTRAPSLISMKPQEQNEWMESFVNIINGLSKFLLTYVPISKRNEFADTMKVTISFFIHLVNLDYGWVELNNSIYKSYHDLLNKISEADVPPQNDLLESLYDFWAKIKINYNFGNPSMYQKALLTLVGCFPLSMKLFIPIMNPEKFEKMLMVLNHCIRYPILADSRNDDERCTFLQESILKNLENLIFDKTDESYYAYQSIIIQQLNMILVLPFHTRDLIVKKLGDKGVKIPTFVAASGYSMRILKSQIKDMSDLTFLNDQSIVKVVKSLIEPSKLKRDILIVNDNNEKTYLWMVSYELLTSVIVKFLGMIMDRQDKLSPTTISRLNEFLPNCLQAYECCFIAHDASSKTNDFAYSQYKLLSATLLKFINLYYGTQENYQVSRELAEKFVSITWEFSFFYKHDSLMESFFGSDVSTYTSITELIDILTFEPNWNIYGSTEPIVIHSHIRLLSSCFKDLYKMSNAREYSEISKIAFPFFLVRCAYGLRKYLMQSKQIKRMPLSKILVIEMEYVSEALNGLIQLESNNERNAMFEKILPMVFQLNSHGATEATQKNLAEMSVQFITSTKNGSV, encoded by the coding sequence ATGTCACAACGTGTGCCCGGAAGTGGCATTCCAGATCAATTCATATCCGATCTCGTGAATATAGCTGTTGATGCCAAGCGTAAGAATCCAGAAATTAGACATGCTTGTGACCATTCAATCGATATACTCCagccattttcttcttctaataACAAAGTGAATGAAAATCCTAAACTAAAAGGGAATTTTGAAGAGGCAATTAAAAGTCGCCCAGAATTTATTTCACCCTTATTGATGGCTTGCCACTCAAAGAACCCCAAATTAATTATTAATGCCATTAAAATCTTGGGAAGAGTAGTCCAACTGAGATTAATCCCTGATAATAAGAATTTAGTAGAGcaaattgttgatgctTTGTCAGATGCATCTACTTTGGGGGATGAGGTACAAGTTAAACTGTTACAACTGTTGCCCACGTTTGCTCAAATCAATGCAAGATATATCACTGGTGAGACATTGAGTAAGCTATTATTCATCTGTTCCAATCTTCAGACTGCTAACAAATCACTACTGATTATAAATACAGCACAGGCTACGTTTAGTCAAATCATGGATATTGCTTTTCAGAAGGTCGGTTCCGAGGAAATGCCAAGTACTACTTTTCATGAAATCAATATCGATGATCACATCCAGATggaagttgatgatttctcATTTGATGCATACCGTATACTTGATGACATATGTAGTTTAGTCGAGCATCACCGACCATCTTTTTTGAAGCCTGCATACATCTCCGAAGACTATGGTTTTGAGATTCTGGAGAGCTTGATCAAGAATAACTCAGAGTTATTTCGTAAGCATGCTGAGTTAGCTTCCTTATTGAGAACAAAGCTTGCTCCGATATTACTTAGGTTCATTTCCTCTAGCAAGGATTTCAATTTAATGGTGAAGGTTTGCAGGATAATTTTAGTATTGGTTACTGAAGTATTTGAAGTCATGAAAATTGAGTCAGGTGTGATTCTTTCTTTACTGACACATATTTTAACAAAAGAATCTGGTTCACCATATTGGAAGAAAGTGATGGTTTTAGAAATTTATGTGgctattttcaaaaatattacATTACTAGAACAACTTTTCAAGGAGTTTGATATTAACGCTGATCAACCAAGTAAAAGTTTAGTCAAGGAATGTTTGCAAGCATGTTTAACCATTGTCATTGAGAACAAAAGTTTACTAAATACAGGAGATTTAGTTCAGCCCCCTTTCAACCTCCAAATTAAATCAGAGCAGCAGCAATCATTGCCTAGTGGTTTAAACTCTagtgatttcaaagatagTGTTAGGTTTATTGACTCCATTGACAAACATGAAGCGCCACATGTGGTTCCAACATACTCCCTTTTTATGATTACTCAAATGTTTACTGCTCTCTCTAGCTGTATCCAGCATTCTACGCTGAAACTAATGAAGATTGCAGACCCAGTCCAATATCTCTCTCCAGAAGCTTTGGATCAGCACAAATCTGAAGAGAATGATGAGGCAAAGAAAGCATATAATTGCATCTATGAGTTGATCAGACATACATGGGAAATACAGCTACAAACAGCTGACATATTTATTCATTCGTCTTTGGATGATGATTCATTCACCAACGTACTAACTATTTTAGAAAATTTGTGTTATTGTGCTGGTTCCTTAACTTTTGTAGAAGTTCAACACGTTGTCTTTTCTTATCTAGCGGTTTGTACACTAAAGCTAGATGGTAGTTGCGGCTACAAAAGCAAAGTTCTTTCTTTTGGTGAATCTTTGGTTGGCACGATAAGTTCTACTTTAGGGCATGCGGTATCAAATATTGGTAACAGTTCTCATGATGATAAGTATGAACCACATATTAAATTTTATCCACGCTCAATCAATTCAAGACATATATTATGTTTCCACACACTAGTTAGGTTAGCTGTTTCATTAAGCAAGCGTTTAAACAAAGATTGGGAAATTATTTTAATAGTCTTGCAGTGGATGAGCTACTATGTTGATGGACCTAGTGGtttcaaaaagaaggagtTTCCTGCTGTTTCGGAATATTTGAGTAACAGAGATCTGCAAATTGTCGAGCATTCACTAACCGAACTTAACAAGAGTATCTGTAACCTAAACACGGAGACCTTTACGATTCTACTCAAATCCATCATATCCTTATCCTGTAAGGTATTGGATGAGCCTCACGAAGAGCTATTTGGCCAACTACCTGTTGATAAGGATGGTAACATTCAACCATGTGTCTTTAATAAGCTGTTTTACGTTAGCAAAATTACTGATGTCTCTTCCATTAGTCCGACAAAATTTATGATCCTTTCCAGTGACAACATGGATAGCATTCGGGCGTTTTTTAGCAATATAGTTGGTAATAGAGACTACTCAGATGAAACTAGACATCTTGGAAGTAGAAATTTTAATGCAATTATCAGGGCATCAGCGGAATCTGGGTTTGAAGATAGTGACCCAAAGATACATGAACGAACAGAGTGCGAAGTTCTAGATCAGATGTCAAGATTTATGATGGATTTATTTGAGCTCCCAATGTCAAATGAATTACTAGTTGCAAATTGTGAAGGCGAAATTTATCTTCAAACACTTGAAACACTGAGGAATATCGTTGATAGATTTGGCAGCCTTATTGCGTCATCTTGGGATATTGTTACGGAAATGCTAAACTTCCCATTTTCACTAATCAAAAAAGCTGAAAATAATGCGCCCAAAGAAAATGCTTTACGTGAAATAATCATCACACTATTAAAATCGACTTTTGAAACAATGAAAGTAATATTGGATGAGTATTTGCAATGTATTCCAAAGAGCCAAATCAAGATCATAATTGATAGTTTACATAACTTTGTTAATCAAGCTTTTGACTTAAATATCTCCTTCAATGCAATAAGTTATTTCTGGATAATATCggattttatcaaagaaaaagttgatGTCTCACCAAAATCCCCAAAAAAGACTTCCTTGATTAGTACTGAAGCTGCATTATCATCCTATATAGTTAGCACCCCAGCgaatgattttgaattctaCAAGTACTTATGGGTTTACCTCGTTTTGCAACTTACCAAAACTATGTTAGACAGGAGAGCACAGGTTCGTAATGGTTCAATCATTACTGTTTTTAATATCATTGATTCATTTCCTTCCGAAGATTCTTTATGCGAAATACTTTTCAACTTGGTTTTGTCTCCGGTAATATTAAAGACAAGAGCACCATCCCTGATTTCCATGAAACCACAGGAACAAAATGAATGGATGGAAAGTTTTGTGAATATTATTAATGGTCTTTCTAAGTTCTTGTTAACGTATGTTCCAATTagcaaaagaaatgaattCGCGGACACAATGAAGGTTACAATCAGTTTTTTCATACACTTGGTAAATTTGGACTATGGGTGGGTAGAACTTAACAATAGCATTTATAAAAGCTACCATGACTTACTCAACAAAATAAGCGAAGCCGATGTTCCACCCCAAAATGATTTGTTAGAATCATTGTATGATTTCTGGGctaaaataaaaattaaCTACAACTTTGGTAATCCTTCAATGTATCAAAAAGCATTACTCACTCTTGTTGGTTGTTTCCCTTTGTCAATGAAACTCTTTATCCCTATAATGAACCCagaaaagtttgaaaaaatgcTAATGGTGTTGAACCATTGTATCAGATATCCGATCTTGGCTGATTCAAGAAACGATGATGAAAGGTGTACGTTTTTACAAgaatcaattttgaaaaatctagAGAATCTCATTTTCGATAAAACTGACGAATCATATTATGCATACCAATCTATTATAATTCAGCAACTTAACATGATTTTAGTGTTGCCATTTCACACACGTGACCTAATTGTTAAAAAACTAGGAGATAAAGGAGTGAAAATTCCTACATTTGTTGCGGCAAGTGGTTATAGTATGAGGATTCTCAAGTCTCAAATTAAAGACATGTCAGATTTAACCTTCCTTAATGACCAATCGATTGTTAAGGTAGTGAAGTCTTTAATCGAGCCTAGCAAGTTAAAGAGGGATATCTTGATTGTCAATGACAATAATGAGAAAACATACCTTTGGATGGTAAGTTACGAACTTTTGACAAGTGTAATAGTCAAATTTTTAGGCATGATAATGGATAGACAAGATAAATTATCGCCTACAACAATTAGTAGGCTAAATGAATTTCTTCCTAATTGTTTACAAGCATATGAATGTTGCTTTATTGCACATGATGCAAGTAGTAAAACAAATGATTTCGCATATTCACAGTACAAGTTACTAAGCGCTACGCTACTGAAGTTTATCAACCTCTACTACGGTACTCAAGAAAACTACCAAGTTTCTAGGGAATTGGCCGAAAAGTTTGTTTCTATCACTTGGGAGTTCTCATTTTTTTACAAGCACGATTCCTTGATGGAGTCATTCTTCGGGTCTGATGTATCAACTTATACTTCGATTACTGAACTTATAGATATATTGACTTTTGAGCCAAACTGGAATATTTACGGGAGTACTGAACCTATTGTCATACATTCCCATATAAGGTTATTGTCTTCCTGTTTTAAGGATCTCTACAAGATGTCAAATGCTCGAGAATATTCCGAGATCAGCAAAATTgcatttccatttttccttGTAAGATGTGCTTATGGACTACGAAAATATCTTATGCAGTCAAAGCAAATCAAGCGTATGCCTCTTTCTAAAATACTCGTCATTGAGATGGAATATGTATCAGAAGCATTAAACGGTTTAATACAGCTAGAGTCTAATAATGAAAGAAATGctatgtttgaaaaaattctGCCGATGGTCTTTCAGTTAAACAGCCATGGCGCTACAGAAGCTACTCAGAAGAATTTAGCAGAAATGAGTGTTCAATTTATAACATCTACTAAGAATGGCTCAGTTTAA